DNA sequence from the Candidatus Bathyarchaeota archaeon genome:
AAAGAAGCAGCAAAAGACCCTGTAGCCTTTTGGGCTGCAAGAGCAAAAGAAGGACTAGAATGGTTCCAACCGTGGACTGAAACATACCAGTGGAATCCACCATACTATAAATGGTTTGTCAATGGCAAAATCAACGCTTCCTACAACGCCCTCGACCGCCACGTCAAAACATGGCGAAAAAATAAAGCAGCAATCATCTGGGAGCCAGAATCAATAAACGAGCCCACCCGAGTGCTTACTTATAACGACCTCTATCGCGAAGTCAACAAATTCGCTAATGTACTGAAAAGCTTAGGCGTAAAGAAAGGCGACCGCGTAGGCATCTATTTACCTATGATTCCAGAAGTGCAAATCGCCATGCTAGCTTGCGCACGCATAGGAGCGATCCACAGCGTCATCTTTTCAGCTTTCAGCGGCGAATCATTGGGAAATAGGATGAAGGACGCGGAAGCAAAAGTTTTGGTTACTGCAGACGGTTACTTCAGAAGAGGTAAAGTTGTTAACCTAAAAGCCAACGCAGACATAGGCGTCAAAGACGCAAAAATCAAACAAGTTGTCGTCGTTAAACGCGCAGGAAACGAAATCAAGATGACCGAGGATAGAGATCTTTGGTGGCACGAGTTGATGGCCAAGGCTTCGCTTTACTGCGAACCAGAACCTATGGACAGCGAAGACACACTTTTTATCCTTTACACGAGCGGCACCACGGGAAAACCAAAAGGTATAGTTCATCACACAGGTGGCTACTTGACTGTCGCCCTTTGGACTGCTAAATGGGACTTTGATCTCCACGACGAGGACATATTCTGGTGCACCGCTGACATAGGCTGGGTTACAGGACATACTTACGCGTGTTATGGACCATTACTTAACGGCGCAACTATCCTAGTTTATGAAGGTGCATTAAACTTCCCAGAAGTCGACAGATGGTGGGAAATCGTAGAAAAATATGGTGTCACAGTGTTCTATACGGCTCCAACAGCCATACGGATGATACTGAGGTGGGGCGAAGAATGGCCTAAGAAACACGACCTCAGCAGCCTACGTCTTCTAGGCACAGTCGGCGAACCGATCAACCAAGACGCTTGGATGTGGTATTTCAAGCATATAGGTGGTGAAAGATGCCCCGTTATAGACACGTGGTGGCAGACGGAAACAGGTGCAACCCTCATAAATTCATTGCCAGGCATCGGTCCGTTCATCCCAACAGTCGCTGGTAGAAGCTTCCCTGGTACAACTCACGACATCCTAGACGAAACGGGACAGCCAGTCAAAATGGGCGAAGGCGGATACCTCGTTCAAAAAAGTCCTTTCGCACCCGGCATGTTAAGAGGAGTCTACAAAGACCCAGAAAGATACAAAGCACAATATTGGAGTGTCTACAGCGATAAAACCTATTACACAAGCGACGGGGCAATATTTTGGGACGAACTAGGGAACATACGCTTAACCGGCAGAGTTGACGACGTGATGAAAGTCGCAGGTCACAGGTTATCAACTGCAGAAGTGGAGAACGCGCTGACGCAACACACCTCAGTTGCAGAATGCGCAGTAGTCGCCGCGCCTCATGACATAAAAGGTGAAGTTCCAGTTGCCTTTGTTGTCCTAAAACAGGGAGTAACAGCCTCTTCTGCACTTGAAAACGAACTCATACAACAAGTGGTTAAAGTAATAGGACCTACAGCGAAACCTGCAAAAATAGTGTTAACAGATGCGTTGCCGAAGACTCGAAGCGGAAAAATCATGCGGAGAATTCTGAAAGCCTTAGTGAAAGGCGAGACCGTTGGCGATGTAACAACTTTGATGAACCCTCAAACAGTTGAAGACCTAAAACAAAAGATTGGATATCAAGCCTAGCTCCAGTGCAAATGGGGACGCTCCACAGCTATCCCCATTTCCGATTATTTAAACTTCTTTCTGTGGAAAGAAAATTTTTTTACAACAACGAACACCGCATGCATGCATGTATATGATGGAAAAGCATGGTAAATTGTAAAAAATAGTTGTAAAAAAACTGTGAAAATCCCTTTTTCTCTGGAAACCCTGATTTTACCGTAGACAACAATGGAAAAAAGGTTGTCGCGATTTTGAGTTTTTTACGACCTTGAAAAAGAGGCTGAAACGCCTGTTTTGAGCTGCTTTCCTGATTTAGGTCTAACTCATTAACCTAGAAGATTGGGTAACCATTGCGCAACCGTTGCCTCAACTTTGAGTTTACCATAGATTTACATGGTTAATCGGTGTACTTAGGTCAGAATAGAGGAGTGACTCAATGAAGAAAAAAGATAAGACGCCTGCAGAAAAGCAGAATAAGAAGCCTCAAAGTCAAAGCAAGGTTCACAAGTCAGGAATCAGCTTTGATTCAGAAGTATGGAAGCAGCTAGAAAACTACGCAGGGTCAGAGTTCAAGGGAAATAAGTCAAAGGCATGCATTAATCAGCGTCTCAAAGGTTTGCTGTTTTCCCAAATATATTCTAGGGATCTCTATTTTTCTCCCAAAATACAGATCCAGCTGCATGCATGCCCTCAAAAGATGAATGTGACAATTTTAAATGGTTTTTAAAATGGTTT
Encoded proteins:
- the acs gene encoding acetate--CoA ligase, producing the protein KEAAKDPVAFWAARAKEGLEWFQPWTETYQWNPPYYKWFVNGKINASYNALDRHVKTWRKNKAAIIWEPESINEPTRVLTYNDLYREVNKFANVLKSLGVKKGDRVGIYLPMIPEVQIAMLACARIGAIHSVIFSAFSGESLGNRMKDAEAKVLVTADGYFRRGKVVNLKANADIGVKDAKIKQVVVVKRAGNEIKMTEDRDLWWHELMAKASLYCEPEPMDSEDTLFILYTSGTTGKPKGIVHHTGGYLTVALWTAKWDFDLHDEDIFWCTADIGWVTGHTYACYGPLLNGATILVYEGALNFPEVDRWWEIVEKYGVTVFYTAPTAIRMILRWGEEWPKKHDLSSLRLLGTVGEPINQDAWMWYFKHIGGERCPVIDTWWQTETGATLINSLPGIGPFIPTVAGRSFPGTTHDILDETGQPVKMGEGGYLVQKSPFAPGMLRGVYKDPERYKAQYWSVYSDKTYYTSDGAIFWDELGNIRLTGRVDDVMKVAGHRLSTAEVENALTQHTSVAECAVVAAPHDIKGEVPVAFVVLKQGVTASSALENELIQQVVKVIGPTAKPAKIVLTDALPKTRSGKIMRRILKALVKGETVGDVTTLMNPQTVEDLKQKIGYQA